One segment of Ipomoea triloba cultivar NCNSP0323 chromosome 12, ASM357664v1 DNA contains the following:
- the LOC116000144 gene encoding GATA transcription factor 19-like yields the protein MMRRCSSGCHGNMVGTCSCGLFHRHGQNSDGSSTAFSMFFSSAPINHRPGVNGYDYEDAQNMYSFASSSSVDCTLSLGTPSTRLTTENEKRGADNHHRKSGFCWDIFQSNKQPPSSTAGNKSGRGGAAAPDVARRCANCDTTSTPLWRNGPRGPKSLCNACGIRYKKEERRASAAAATANGGAPVMDSQFINNSWVNHHHYSQTPQKLSCYPSPYGNEFRFIEEDDRDSDSGAAGISFLSWRLNVADRPSLVHDFTR from the exons atgatgcGCAGGTGTAGCAGCGGGTGCCATGGGAACATGGTGGGGACATGTTCATGTGGTCTGTTTCATCGTCACGGTCAAAATAGCGATGGGTCGTCTACTGCTTTCTCTATGTTCTTCTCATCTGCGCCTATTAATCACCGGCCGGGGGTTAATGGCTATGATTATGAAGATGCCCAGAATATGTATtcttttgcttcttcttcttctgtggATTGTACGCTTTCTTTGGGAACTCCTTCCACTCGTCTCACCACTGAGAACGAGAAACGAGGAGCTGATAATCATCACCGCAAGTCCGGTTTTTGCTGGGATATCTTCCAGTCCAACAAACAACCGCCTTCATCCACCGCCGGGAATAAATCCGGCCGTGGCGGCGCCGCCGCCCCGGACGTCGCTCGCCGCTGTGCTAACTGTGACACCACTTCCACTCCCCTATGGAGAAACGGCCCCCGTGGCCCAAAG TCACTTTGCAATGCGTGTGGGATTCGCTACAAGAAAGAGGAGAGGAGGGCCAGTGCGGCGGCGGCCACCGCAAACGGCGGCGCTCCGGTGATGGACTCCCAATTCATAAACAATTCATGGGTCAATCATCACCACTACTCACAGACCCCACAGAAACTCTCCTGCTACCCTTCACCCTACGGCAACGAGTTCAGGTTCATCGAGGAAGACGACCGCGATTCCGACTCCGGCGCCGCCGGCATTTCCTTCCTCTCCTGGCGCCTCAACGTCGCCGATCGGCCCAGCTTAGTTCACGACTTCACCaggtga
- the LOC115998291 gene encoding alkane hydroxylase MAH1-like yields MKLEKTSRTTSITSAMASIDYFEIFVAFFCLAIWVFMRDGYRRPLKVPLFGMLPSLFLHVHKIHDRCAAVLSLHGGTFLLKGPWFTNMDILATVDPQNVHYIMSGNFENFPKGKEFKKIFDVLGDGIFNSDLDLWKNQRKLARALIIHQRFHRYLVRTSWNKVEKGLIPVLELAAERGGVVDLQDVFQRLTFDTTCTLVTGYDPGCLSIDFPDVPFSKAMDDAEEVIFIRHLLPESLWKLQQWLGIGPEKKLSRACEILDQVIGKYITMKRQELNLPHKKQTLSLQEPTQSQNSSSQGPAQSEEKQNSSSQGPTQFEEKQNFSFQGPIKKQNSWSQGLTQSDEKQNSSSHGPTQSDEEGHDLLTSYINNNEGETTMGLKFDDKFLRDTILNLMIAGRDTTSSALTWFIWLVSTHPEVEKNIRDELFNAVKADPQKFRLFKSEELKNLVYLHAALCESLRLYPPVPFQHKSPLHTDILPSGHKVSPNTRLMFSLYAMARMQFIWGKDAKEFKPERWISERGTVKHEPSYKFLAFNAGPRTCLGKEVAFTQMKAVAAAIIHNYHVRAVENHDASPNVSIILYMKHGLKVRVQRRWTY; encoded by the exons ATGAAGCTAGAGAAAACTTCAAGGACAACTTCAATCACTTCAGCCATGGCCTCCATAgactattttgaaatttttgtggCATTTTTTTGCCTTGCAATTTGGGTGTTTATGCGAGACGGATATAGGCGACCATTAAAGGTGCCATTGTTTGGAATGTTACCGAGCCTTTTCTTGCATGTTCACAAGATTCACGACCGGTGTGCGGCGGTTTTGTCCCTGCATGGCGGCACTTTCTTGCTCAAAGGCCCGTGGTTTACCAACATGGACATTCTTGCCACGGTGGATCCTCAAAATGTTCACTATATAATGTCTGGGAATTTCGAGAATTTCCCAAAGGGGAAAGAGTTCAAGAAGATCTTTGATGTGTTGGGTGATGGGATTTTCAATTCCGATTTGGATCTGTGGAAGAACCAGAGAAAACTTGCCAGGGCTTTGATCATTCACCAAAG GTTTCACAGGTATTTGGTGAGGACGAGCTGGAATAAGGTGGAGAAAGGGCTGATCCCAGTTCTTGAATTGGCGGCGGAGCGCGGCGGCGTTGTGGATTTGCAGGATGTTTTCCAGCGGTTAACGTTTGACACGACATGCACGCTTGTTACGGGGTACGACCCAGGATGTCTGTCCATCGATTTCCCCGACGTTCCGTTCTCAAAAGCCATGGATGACGCCGAGGAAGTGATATTCATCCGGCATTTGCTCCCGGAGAGCCTCTGGAAGCTCCAGCAGTGGCTCGGAATCGGCCCGGAGAAAAAATTGAGCCGAGCTTGCGAGATTCTCGACCAAGTTATCGGCAAGTACATAACAATGAAACGCCAGGAACTAAACCTGCCCCACAAAAAGCAAACTCTTTCGCTCCAAGAACCCACACAGTCTCAAAATTCCTCATCCCAAGGACCCGCACAATCTGAGGAAAAGCAAAATTCTTCGTCTCAAGGGCCTACACAGTTTGAGGAAAAGCAAAATTTCTCGTTTCAAGGGcccataaaaaaacaaaattcctGGTCTCAAGGCCTCACACAGTCGGATGAAAAGCAAAATTCGTCGTCCCATGGGCCCACACAGTCCGATGAAGAGGGACACGATCTTTTAACCTCGTACATTAACAACAACGAGGGGGAAACAACCATGGGGCTAAAATTTGACGACAAATTCCTAAGAGACACGATTCTGAACCTAATGATCGCCGGCCGGGACACCACGAGCTCCGCGCTGACATGGTTCATCTGGCTAGTTTCAACCCACCCGGAAGTGGAAAAGAACATAAGAGACGAACTTTTTAACGCCGTTAAAGCCGACCCCCAAAAATTCCGTCTATTCAAATCAGAGGAGTTAAAAAACCTCGTCTATCTCCACGCCGCCCTCTGCGAATCCTTAAGGCTATACCCACCGGTCCCCTTCCAACACAAATCGCCCCTCCACACAGACATTCTCCCCAGCGGCCACAAAGTGAGCCCCAATACGAGGTTAATGTTTTCCCTGTACGCCATGGCGCGAATGCAGTTCATATGGGGCAAAGATGCGAAGGAGTTCAAGCCAGAGAGGTGGATTTCCGAGCGTGGAACGGTCAAACATGAGCCGTCTTACAAGTTCCTGGCATTCAACGCCGGGCCCAGGACTTGTCTGGGCAAAGAAGTGGCGTTTACACAGATGAAGGCCGTGGCAGCCGCCATTATCCATAACTACCATGTCCGCGCCGTGGAAAACCATGATGCTTCGCCTAATGTCTCCATAATTCTCTACATGAAACATGGTCTCAAGGTTCGGGTCCAAAGAAGATGGACTTATTAG